One window of uncultured Trichococcus sp. genomic DNA carries:
- a CDS encoding fasciclin domain-containing protein, whose translation MKKIISRLLSLATLLFLSFSIAPMASAATAEPTDDIVGIALGNEDFSILVSALQKAELVDDLQGDGPFTVFAPTNAAFEKLLGELGITAEELLAQPDLGKVLTYHVVSGKVMAADLTDGMKAETLNGEELTFDLSDAPMVNKSNITTTDIEATNGVIHVIDTILVPANFELQETDLEADQVAQTGIEGNTLLLVSMLVTGSLLLLFVFKKKTA comes from the coding sequence ATGAAAAAAATTATCAGCCGCTTACTTTCACTTGCTACATTGCTGTTTCTCTCGTTCAGTATCGCTCCTATGGCTTCTGCTGCTACCGCTGAACCTACCGACGACATTGTAGGTATTGCACTCGGGAATGAAGATTTCAGTATCCTTGTTTCGGCACTCCAAAAGGCAGAACTTGTCGATGATCTCCAAGGGGACGGCCCATTTACAGTGTTCGCACCTACTAACGCCGCATTCGAGAAGTTACTTGGTGAATTGGGCATCACTGCCGAAGAGCTCCTTGCACAGCCGGACTTGGGAAAAGTTCTTACTTACCATGTCGTTTCCGGAAAAGTCATGGCCGCTGATTTAACAGATGGAATGAAAGCTGAAACCTTAAACGGTGAAGAGCTTACTTTTGATCTCTCAGACGCACCTATGGTCAACAAATCAAACATCACAACTACGGATATTGAGGCAACCAATGGTGTTATCCATGTCATCGACACTATTTTGGTTCCTGCCAACTTCGAGTTGCAAGAAACTGATTTAGAGGCAGACCAAGTGGCTCAGACTGGTATAGAGGGGAATACACTCCTTCTTGTTTCCATGCTGGTTACAGGAAGCCTACTCCTTCTCTTTGTCTTCAAGAAAAAAACAGCTTAG
- a CDS encoding iron ABC transporter permease translates to MTKRKPNAFGIYLAVTVTLLIAAAVLALYTGAADTDWSDLIEALIGEDGGDYYLVLRGIRFPRILGAFFVGSSLAVAGAIMQALTRNPLADPGLLGLTSGANIAVALVYALAPQSSYLLVSVACFVGAGLAMLFVYGLSNATRSGQSPLNLILIGAAVSFFFQAIADGIAIWFRISKDVSMWTSGGLMGVDWNILSITPVIGLALLLSLAFSGQLTLLSLGEETAISMGQRTKMIRTVLILLITLLAGSAVAIAGNLALIGLMIPHVVRKMVGQDYRKIIPLCITVGGTFMILADYIGRTVVSPFEIPVVAIVSVIGVPFYVTIARKGGIRAVQ, encoded by the coding sequence GTGACTAAACGGAAACCAAATGCCTTCGGAATCTATCTGGCTGTGACGGTCACCCTGTTGATCGCGGCAGCGGTCCTGGCGCTTTACACAGGGGCGGCGGACACAGATTGGTCGGACCTGATTGAGGCGCTCATCGGTGAAGACGGCGGCGATTATTATCTTGTCCTGCGGGGCATCCGTTTTCCGCGCATTCTGGGTGCCTTCTTCGTGGGCAGTTCTTTGGCTGTTGCCGGGGCGATCATGCAGGCGCTGACGCGGAATCCGTTGGCCGATCCCGGACTTTTAGGGCTGACTTCCGGAGCGAACATCGCGGTGGCCTTGGTCTATGCCTTGGCTCCGCAGAGTTCCTACCTGCTCGTTTCAGTTGCCTGTTTCGTGGGTGCGGGCTTGGCGATGCTTTTTGTCTACGGTCTCAGCAATGCGACGAGAAGCGGACAGTCGCCCTTGAACCTGATCCTGATCGGGGCAGCCGTCTCGTTTTTTTTCCAGGCCATCGCGGACGGGATCGCAATCTGGTTCCGCATCTCCAAGGACGTTTCGATGTGGACTTCCGGCGGCCTGATGGGTGTCGATTGGAATATTCTGAGCATCACCCCGGTCATCGGACTGGCGCTGCTGTTGAGCTTAGCGTTCAGCGGCCAGTTGACATTGCTGAGTTTGGGCGAGGAAACAGCGATCAGCATGGGACAACGGACCAAAATGATCCGGACCGTGCTGATCCTGCTGATCACCTTGCTCGCGGGCAGCGCGGTCGCTATCGCCGGCAATCTGGCCCTGATCGGCCTGATGATCCCGCATGTCGTGCGCAAGATGGTCGGGCAGGATTACCGCAAAATTATTCCGTTGTGCATCACGGTCGGGGGGACTTTCATGATCCTGGCTGATTACATCGGCCGCACGGTTGTCAGTCCTTTCGAAATCCCTGTAGTGGCGATCGTTTCCGTGATCGGTGTGCCTTTTTACGTGACGATCGCCAGAAAAGGGGGGATCCGAGCTGTTCAATGA
- a CDS encoding ABC transporter ATP-binding protein, with protein sequence MDILTIAGLGKSFGNQRVLNDLSFSVPEGSIYGFIGKNGSGKTTTMKIVLGLLQADAGEISVCGEKVRYGDTRTNRFIGYLPDVPEFYGFMTAKEYLRLCGDITGMPGALIQTKSEELLDLVGLADVKKRIGTFSRGMKQRLGIAQALLNEPRLLICDEPTSALDPIGRREILDILLKVKERTTVLFSTHVLTDVEAICDRVGILDGGKIVLTGSVSELKATHSRHSCTVTFRTPADTAVFRADPRISEMNTVLHAKDPSVTIQAEDPEQAMALIIRILGETGLVPLRLETAEPKLEDIFLEVVR encoded by the coding sequence ATGGACATCCTCACGATCGCCGGCTTGGGGAAATCCTTCGGGAACCAGCGCGTCCTCAATGACCTGTCCTTCTCCGTCCCCGAAGGCTCGATCTACGGTTTCATCGGCAAAAACGGCTCCGGAAAGACGACGACCATGAAGATCGTTTTGGGCTTGCTGCAGGCGGATGCCGGCGAAATTTCTGTTTGCGGCGAAAAAGTGCGTTACGGCGACACCCGGACGAACCGCTTCATCGGCTATCTGCCGGATGTCCCCGAATTCTACGGTTTTATGACCGCAAAGGAATATCTGCGGCTTTGCGGCGACATCACCGGCATGCCGGGCGCGCTTATCCAAACCAAATCCGAAGAACTGCTGGATCTGGTCGGGCTGGCTGATGTCAAAAAACGCATCGGCACGTTCTCCCGCGGCATGAAGCAGCGGCTGGGGATCGCCCAGGCCTTGCTGAACGAACCGCGACTCTTGATCTGCGACGAACCCACTTCCGCACTGGATCCGATCGGCCGCAGGGAAATCCTGGATATCCTTCTGAAAGTGAAGGAACGGACAACCGTGCTCTTTTCAACGCATGTGCTGACCGATGTGGAAGCCATCTGCGATCGGGTGGGCATCCTGGATGGAGGAAAAATCGTCCTGACCGGCTCGGTATCCGAACTGAAAGCCACGCACTCCAGACATTCCTGTACGGTCACTTTCCGGACGCCGGCGGATACCGCTGTATTCCGGGCAGATCCGCGGATAAGCGAAATGAATACAGTTTTGCATGCCAAAGATCCTTCCGTCACCATCCAAGCCGAGGACCCGGAACAGGCCATGGCGCTGATCATCCGGATCCTGGGCGAAACCGGGTTGGTTCCGCTCCGGTTGGAAACGGCCGAACCCAAATTGGAGGATATTTTCCTGGAGGTGGTCCGATGA
- a CDS encoding PLDc N-terminal domain-containing protein — protein MIADLQPYLPILIPLVVIQIILLITALLHLNKHPQVKIGSKNLWIFIIIFLNIVGPVLYFLIGRGDE, from the coding sequence ATGATAGCTGATTTGCAGCCATACTTACCCATCCTGATCCCTTTGGTCGTGATCCAGATCATTTTGTTGATCACGGCCCTGCTCCACCTGAACAAGCATCCCCAAGTAAAAATAGGCAGCAAAAATCTTTGGATCTTCATCATCATCTTCCTGAACATCGTCGGTCCGGTCCTGTATTTCCTGATCGGAAGGGGCGATGAGTGA
- the srtB gene encoding class B sortase, translating to MRKNIWVLLLSRLLFLQIIHYGVQEIELRKDVTMPEKGDQSAFPLPKASSTDFRSATTSSEEAAVPLEELTFTINPSAEYYQINPDYVGWLSVNGTVIDYPVVRGQDNETYLSQNFYREPDIFGAIFMDYRNIGMGIDRHTIIYGHYTRYGQMFGELDKFLNEDFLKGNLDFTFSDAYGEKRYRIFSVHVAPADTSFLDIDFEGNEYTDFLSMLKDLSVFPSEVLVTEDDHILTLMTCNDSAENGRLFIHAVELTEEQ from the coding sequence GTGCGAAAAAATATATGGGTGCTGCTCCTCTCCAGGTTACTCTTTTTGCAGATTATCCACTATGGGGTTCAAGAAATAGAACTGAGAAAGGACGTGACGATGCCCGAGAAGGGTGATCAGTCTGCCTTTCCTCTCCCAAAGGCTTCTTCCACGGACTTCCGTTCGGCAACGACTTCTTCAGAGGAGGCAGCTGTTCCTTTGGAAGAACTGACTTTTACGATTAATCCATCAGCGGAATATTATCAAATTAATCCGGATTATGTGGGCTGGCTTTCTGTAAATGGAACCGTTATTGATTACCCGGTCGTCCGGGGACAGGATAATGAAACGTATCTTTCTCAGAATTTCTATCGGGAACCGGATATTTTCGGAGCCATCTTCATGGATTATCGGAATATCGGAATGGGAATAGATAGACATACTATCATTTATGGACACTATACCCGGTATGGCCAAATGTTCGGTGAATTGGATAAATTCCTGAACGAAGATTTTTTGAAGGGAAATTTGGATTTTACATTCAGCGATGCCTATGGGGAAAAACGCTACAGGATTTTTTCCGTCCATGTGGCGCCAGCTGATACAAGTTTTTTGGATATTGATTTTGAGGGAAACGAGTACACTGATTTTCTGTCCATGCTCAAGGACCTTTCCGTTTTTCCGTCAGAAGTCCTGGTGACAGAGGATGATCACATTCTCACGCTGATGACATGCAACGATTCCGCAGAAAACGGCAGGCTCTTTATTCATGCTGTTGAATTAACAGAAGAGCAATAG
- a CDS encoding iron ABC transporter permease, whose translation MAAFIAALSMGYSSLPFDRILQVLSGNGAFKENYVFYQIRLPRALVLAMAGACLAGAGIILQTLSNNDLADSGLLGINSGAGLGVTIFYLFAGEGILQFSAVLPLVAFISALVAASAVYLLSYSRSHKQHAMQLVVIGAGISSAFSGLIILLMSSSDRTDVSFITAWMSGTIWGSTWPFVFTILPGWLLAMGILFLKAPTLNILALGEETATALGLKLRNEKLILLLGAVAIASAAISLTGNIGFIGLMSPHIAKKLVGKRHERYSWIALLIGSIILLIADAIGRTVMDTVFPTGIVVSLIGAPYFLYLLLGRMR comes from the coding sequence GTGGCGGCTTTCATCGCCGCCTTATCCATGGGTTATTCTTCGCTTCCGTTTGACCGCATCCTGCAGGTGCTGTCAGGGAACGGGGCTTTTAAAGAAAACTACGTCTTCTACCAGATCCGCTTGCCCCGGGCTTTGGTGTTGGCGATGGCCGGCGCTTGCCTGGCAGGGGCCGGCATCATCCTGCAGACCTTGAGCAACAACGACCTGGCCGATTCGGGTCTCCTGGGCATCAATTCCGGTGCCGGACTCGGCGTGACGATCTTCTATCTGTTCGCGGGCGAAGGCATACTGCAGTTTTCTGCGGTCCTGCCGCTTGTCGCTTTCATCAGCGCGTTGGTGGCTGCCTCCGCGGTTTACCTACTCAGTTACAGCCGCAGCCACAAGCAGCATGCGATGCAGCTGGTGGTCATCGGAGCGGGGATATCCTCCGCCTTTTCGGGGCTGATCATCCTGCTGATGTCCTCCTCCGACCGGACCGACGTCAGCTTCATCACCGCTTGGATGTCTGGAACCATCTGGGGATCGACTTGGCCGTTCGTGTTCACGATCCTGCCCGGTTGGCTGTTGGCGATGGGGATCCTCTTCCTTAAAGCCCCGACGCTGAATATTTTAGCGTTGGGGGAGGAGACCGCTACGGCATTGGGTTTGAAGCTCCGGAACGAAAAACTGATTCTGCTGCTTGGCGCGGTCGCCATCGCTTCAGCGGCGATCTCGTTGACGGGCAACATCGGCTTCATCGGTCTGATGTCCCCGCACATCGCCAAAAAACTGGTCGGCAAACGGCATGAACGCTACAGTTGGATCGCGCTGCTGATCGGCAGCATCATCCTCTTGATCGCCGATGCGATCGGCCGCACGGTGATGGATACCGTTTTTCCGACCGGTATCGTCGTATCCCTTATCGGGGCGCCTTATTTCCTGTATTTGCTGTTGGGGAGGATGCGCTGA
- a CDS encoding alpha/beta hydrolase, with translation MNPFFKLVLKLMSSPKINMQEDYARVRKVQQILAPKPKKGYIIMDHKIYSEDRSHDIPVRVFYPKERLYKEPLLFFHGGGWVIGDIETYTNACINMADLTGRTVYSVDYRLAPEHPYPAGLYDCYRVAEVLLKHLEMSGLSDETDLILIGDSAGGNLAAAVSLLLRDRGQATPMKQILLYPVTYWDHSEASPFESIRTNGHDYGLTAKKMEEYMALYQPDPELRKNGYVAPLMSGDLSNQPETLVITAEFDPLRDEGEAYAEALRKAGNKVQVHRVNGIVHGFITYPKTAESVVEAYEVINAFLNA, from the coding sequence ATGAATCCATTTTTTAAATTGGTGCTTAAGTTGATGTCATCACCAAAAATCAACATGCAGGAAGACTACGCCCGTGTCCGAAAAGTGCAGCAGATACTGGCTCCCAAGCCGAAAAAGGGCTATATCATCATGGACCACAAAATCTATTCGGAGGACCGTTCCCATGATATTCCTGTGCGGGTATTCTATCCGAAAGAGCGTCTGTATAAAGAACCGTTGCTGTTTTTTCATGGCGGCGGGTGGGTCATCGGCGACATCGAGACGTATACGAATGCCTGCATCAATATGGCGGATCTGACCGGCAGGACCGTCTATTCCGTCGACTATCGCTTGGCACCGGAGCATCCGTATCCGGCCGGCCTCTATGATTGTTATCGGGTGGCGGAGGTATTGCTGAAGCACTTGGAAATGAGCGGTCTGTCGGATGAAACGGATCTGATTCTGATCGGCGATTCCGCGGGCGGAAACTTGGCGGCAGCCGTGTCATTGCTGCTTAGAGACAGAGGCCAAGCGACTCCGATGAAACAGATTTTGCTTTATCCTGTCACCTACTGGGATCATTCGGAAGCATCCCCTTTCGAATCGATCCGCACGAATGGGCATGATTACGGACTGACCGCAAAAAAAATGGAAGAATACATGGCGTTGTACCAACCCGATCCCGAGTTGCGCAAGAATGGATATGTCGCGCCTTTGATGTCGGGAGATTTGTCGAATCAACCGGAAACGTTGGTGATCACGGCCGAATTCGATCCGTTGCGGGATGAAGGTGAAGCCTACGCAGAAGCGTTGCGGAAAGCCGGCAACAAGGTGCAGGTCCATCGCGTGAATGGCATCGTCCATGGCTTCATCACTTATCCGAAGACAGCTGAATCGGTTGTGGAAGCCTACGAAGTCATCAATGCGTTTCTGAATGCGTAA
- a CDS encoding ABC transporter permease codes for MKAYLAFTKKELTEYTRNFKLFLAIALFALLGIMNPLTAKFLPDLLGNFMPEGITILIAEPTNLDSWIQFFKNGTQTGLFIIVILLSGMMAKEYEKGTLINMVTKGLPRRTILFSKFTGALLLWTASYWLCFFITLGYTLYYFPDGTTENLALSVVSLYLFGILLIAVLLLGAVLFKNAYGPLLFTGAFLMVLFLWNLFPEAADWNPLMLVSRNMDMLRGTLLLEDLRNSLLTAGMTIGLALFSAVNFFNKTAL; via the coding sequence ATGAAAGCGTATCTTGCCTTCACAAAAAAGGAACTGACCGAATACACGCGCAACTTCAAGCTGTTTCTGGCAATCGCCTTGTTTGCGTTGTTGGGCATCATGAATCCGTTGACGGCCAAATTTTTGCCTGATCTGTTGGGTAATTTCATGCCGGAAGGGATCACGATCCTAATTGCGGAACCGACGAACCTCGATTCTTGGATCCAATTCTTCAAGAACGGCACCCAGACCGGCCTGTTCATCATCGTCATCCTCCTGAGCGGCATGATGGCGAAGGAATACGAAAAAGGCACGCTCATCAATATGGTCACGAAAGGCTTGCCGCGCCGGACCATCCTGTTTTCAAAATTCACAGGCGCTCTGCTGCTCTGGACCGCCAGCTATTGGCTCTGCTTTTTCATCACTTTGGGATACACGCTGTATTACTTCCCGGACGGCACGACGGAAAACCTGGCCTTGTCCGTCGTCAGCCTCTACCTGTTCGGCATCCTACTGATTGCCGTCTTGCTGCTCGGGGCTGTCTTGTTCAAAAATGCCTACGGACCACTGTTGTTCACGGGTGCCTTCCTGATGGTGCTGTTTTTGTGGAACCTGTTCCCGGAAGCGGCCGACTGGAATCCGCTGATGCTGGTTTCGCGCAACATGGACATGCTGCGGGGGACGCTGTTGCTGGAGGACCTTCGGAATTCGCTGCTGACGGCGGGAATGACGATCGGATTGGCTCTTTTTTCAGCGGTAAATTTTTTCAACAAGACTGCATTATGA
- a CDS encoding alcohol acetyltransferase yields the protein MNRKKWVRLDNASNIFLAAMTSSDTKVFRMSAELTDSVDPLLLQRALDEVYENYVLYHSVLRRGFFWYYLEESDLKPKVTADVLPPCAQIYHFDRRELLFRIFYNQNRVHLELFHALSDGTGALWFFEDLLKAYIMLRHPEAFEGLGAAAHDRLNHQLEDSFAHYFRKDKKQNFADAAQSAIRSVAKVSQLAGKSPAQKSTSPEEAQQKKKVKVHQFRGKKTPDNRPHVIELEMPVKDVLALAREQQTSLTLYLTAVYMLAVRRASPDFKPGSAMAVSVPVNLRQFFPSNSARNFFSTTRLIYTTNENEETDDIAAIGRTLKTQFQQQITPESLEEKLRTLIAFEYSPFTRMVFRPIKDLVLKLVNYVSNRNLTIAISNLGKVTFPDPIDGYIEKMYFHTSAVRPQFCAISHGDQLTVSFTSPFVESTIEEQFVRLLTDAGVAVTVAANKVTSEDLEVEG from the coding sequence GTGAACCGAAAAAAGTGGGTGCGTTTGGACAATGCTTCCAATATATTTTTGGCGGCCATGACGAGCAGCGATACGAAAGTCTTCCGCATGAGCGCGGAATTGACCGACAGTGTGGACCCGTTGTTGTTGCAGCGGGCGCTTGATGAAGTATATGAGAATTACGTGCTTTACCACAGTGTGCTGCGGCGCGGTTTTTTCTGGTATTATCTGGAAGAAAGCGACCTGAAGCCGAAAGTGACGGCTGACGTGTTGCCGCCATGCGCGCAGATCTATCATTTTGACCGGAGGGAACTGTTATTCCGCATCTTCTATAACCAAAATCGGGTTCATTTGGAACTGTTCCATGCTCTATCGGACGGAACCGGTGCGCTCTGGTTTTTTGAGGATCTGCTGAAGGCATACATCATGCTGCGTCATCCCGAAGCTTTTGAAGGCCTGGGTGCCGCCGCGCATGACCGCTTGAACCATCAACTGGAGGACAGTTTTGCGCACTATTTCCGCAAGGACAAGAAACAGAACTTTGCGGATGCGGCGCAATCCGCCATCCGCTCGGTCGCGAAAGTCAGTCAATTGGCCGGAAAGAGCCCTGCGCAAAAGAGTACCTCGCCTGAGGAAGCCCAGCAAAAAAAGAAAGTCAAAGTGCACCAGTTCCGCGGCAAAAAGACGCCTGACAACCGGCCGCATGTCATCGAATTGGAGATGCCGGTCAAGGACGTGCTTGCGCTGGCCCGGGAACAACAGACGTCTTTGACCTTGTATCTGACCGCCGTGTACATGCTGGCCGTGCGCAGAGCCAGTCCCGATTTTAAACCCGGGTCGGCTATGGCCGTTTCCGTGCCGGTCAACTTACGGCAGTTCTTTCCGTCCAATTCTGCCAGGAATTTTTTCAGCACGACCCGCCTGATCTACACCACAAATGAAAATGAAGAAACGGATGACATTGCTGCAATCGGTCGCACGCTGAAAACGCAGTTCCAGCAACAGATTACGCCGGAAAGTCTGGAGGAAAAGCTGAGGACGTTGATTGCCTTCGAGTACAGCCCCTTCACGCGGATGGTCTTCCGACCGATCAAAGACCTTGTTCTGAAGCTGGTCAATTACGTCAGCAACCGGAATTTGACGATCGCGATCTCTAATCTGGGCAAGGTTACCTTTCCTGATCCGATCGACGGCTACATCGAGAAAATGTATTTCCATACTTCGGCGGTCCGCCCGCAATTTTGCGCCATCAGTCACGGGGACCAGCTGACTGTCAGTTTCACTTCGCCCTTTGTCGAATCCACGATCGAGGAGCAGTTTGTCCGGCTTCTGACCGATGCCGGAGTAGCCGTCACCGTCGCGGCGAACAAGGTCACCAGTGAAGATTTGGAGGTGGAAGGTTGA
- a CDS encoding DUF6320 domain-containing protein, which yields MRHCPHCNATIKGEWEQCPLCQTTLDEATDPLLPDPYPKIPLRFNKEVVWKYLTLISFVLIIAFLLIELIWIGRMENLQFALFGILSMWLSVLILIRKRRNIAKGIVYLIVSLSLLCIYLDYLSGWSGWSTTYAVPIICSFAIVSLYIAVRLVNLGVKDYVLYLLTAALLGLLPALFLTLDWVTTSLPSSLSVMMSAVTLVIILLYHGGEIWRELEKRMHV from the coding sequence ATGAGACACTGTCCGCACTGCAATGCAACCATCAAGGGAGAGTGGGAACAATGTCCCTTGTGCCAAACGACCTTGGATGAAGCCACCGATCCGCTGTTGCCGGATCCCTATCCGAAGATTCCGCTGCGCTTCAACAAGGAGGTTGTCTGGAAATATTTGACCTTGATTTCCTTTGTCCTGATCATCGCTTTTCTGCTGATTGAATTGATTTGGATCGGAAGGATGGAAAATCTTCAGTTCGCCCTGTTCGGGATTTTGAGCATGTGGCTTTCCGTTTTGATCCTGATCCGGAAACGGCGGAACATCGCAAAGGGCATCGTTTATCTGATCGTCTCCTTGTCGCTCCTGTGCATTTATTTGGATTATCTGTCCGGATGGAGCGGTTGGTCGACTACCTATGCGGTGCCGATCATCTGCAGCTTTGCGATCGTATCCTTATATATCGCAGTGCGCCTCGTCAACTTGGGTGTCAAGGACTATGTGCTGTACCTGTTGACAGCTGCCTTGCTGGGGCTTTTGCCGGCGCTGTTCCTGACCTTGGACTGGGTCACGACGTCATTGCCCTCAAGCCTGTCGGTCATGATGAGCGCAGTCACTCTCGTCATTATTCTGCTCTATCACGGCGGAGAAATATGGCGCGAGTTGGAGAAACGGATGCATGTTTGA